A window of Oceanotoga teriensis contains these coding sequences:
- a CDS encoding polysaccharide pyruvyl transferase family protein translates to MKNIMLIGYYGFKNFGDDLLLKSILKIFQEINFSGNIYIPSDNELPINKTSYSFSIKNINRFDILSLRSYVQKMDIVIYGGGNLFQSETSLKSFLYYYYIAKTAMKNNIKILLLSQGLGPIKHKIASKMLKKVLSYKNLQAIFRDNTSYNFAKNYNHNVYLSADLGLYCLMDEQENFIKKDKKNKISICLKNNYNDIESLIDFLSIFNDHEIQTLIINSDKDSSVNYYIVDKMRENKVNIPFPLKDFNKIIEEISTSNLIISDRLHGAIAGIFFGVPTFTYGNNKNQRVLKNISSDYKFFYKELIDISSLYTDYITKGYDFKTLGERFNIDILNSVKITKELIQNAL, encoded by the coding sequence ATGAAAAATATAATGCTAATTGGATATTATGGTTTTAAAAATTTTGGAGATGATCTTCTTTTAAAAAGCATTTTAAAAATATTTCAAGAAATAAATTTTTCTGGAAATATATATATTCCATCAGATAATGAACTACCAATCAATAAAACTTCTTATTCTTTTTCTATAAAAAATATAAATAGATTTGATATTTTAAGTCTTAGAAGTTATGTTCAAAAAATGGATATAGTTATATATGGTGGAGGAAATCTATTTCAAAGCGAAACCTCTTTAAAAAGTTTTTTATATTATTATTATATAGCGAAAACAGCTATGAAAAATAATATAAAAATACTTTTATTATCTCAAGGGTTAGGTCCCATAAAACATAAAATAGCTTCTAAAATGTTAAAAAAAGTTTTATCTTATAAAAACCTACAAGCTATATTTAGAGATAATACATCTTATAATTTTGCAAAAAATTATAATCATAATGTTTATCTTTCGGCAGATCTAGGTCTTTATTGTTTGATGGATGAACAAGAAAATTTTATCAAAAAAGATAAAAAAAACAAAATATCTATATGTTTAAAAAATAATTATAATGATATAGAAAGTTTAATAGATTTTCTTTCTATTTTCAATGATCATGAAATACAAACACTCATAATAAATTCAGATAAAGATTCATCAGTAAATTATTATATAGTAGATAAAATGAGAGAAAATAAAGTAAATATACCTTTTCCATTAAAAGATTTTAATAAAATAATAGAAGAGATATCTACATCTAATTTAATAATTTCTGATAGACTTCATGGAGCTATTGCAGGTATTTTTTTTGGAGTACCTACGTTTACATACGGAAATAATAAAAATCAAAGAGTTTTAAAAAATATTTCATCGGATTATAAATTTTTTTATAAAGAACTAATAGATATAAGTTCTTTATACACAGATTATATAACTAAAGGTTATGATTTTAAAACACTTGGAGAAAGATTTAATATTGATATATTAAATTCAGTAAAGATAACTAAAGAACTCATTCAAAACGCCTTATAA
- a CDS encoding YncE family protein, with amino-acid sequence MISDYDGKLSVIDFYTNEISQYNDATIPMAAAYDGEFIYLIDNYKREILKLKNNKLIKKIRIESKPVNIVFLNDKLYITSNSPNKLYILNSNLDILKSSNLIVDSPAINILNNQIFVPMFDNFEDNKFLTNILFYIPEKNTYIINYANIKFPKDITYYNNNEYIISYFDGKLYKNSYKRQEFVAQFGKYTEKISTYKNYIIGNSLYGGIYFYDTKNGKTTKILEDVPLKDFEISPNNDYIYAISHIYNKLYIIKDFKIFQTLDIDEYPIDIFSPDENIVLVLSTDGETLQIIRRFE; translated from the coding sequence TTGATTTCTGATTATGATGGTAAATTATCCGTTATAGATTTTTATACAAATGAAATTTCTCAATATAATGATGCAACAATACCAATGGCAGCTGCATATGATGGTGAATTTATATATTTAATAGATAATTATAAAAGAGAAATTTTAAAATTAAAAAATAACAAATTAATAAAAAAAATTAGAATAGAATCAAAACCAGTAAACATAGTGTTTTTAAATGATAAGCTTTATATAACTTCAAACTCACCAAATAAACTATATATATTAAATTCTAATTTGGACATATTAAAATCTTCAAATTTAATAGTTGATAGTCCAGCAATAAATATATTAAATAATCAAATTTTTGTTCCAATGTTTGATAATTTTGAAGATAATAAATTTTTAACTAATATTTTATTTTATATTCCTGAAAAAAATACTTATATAATCAACTATGCCAATATAAAATTTCCTAAAGATATAACTTATTACAACAATAATGAATATATAATTTCTTATTTTGATGGAAAACTTTATAAAAATTCTTATAAAAGGCAAGAATTTGTAGCTCAATTTGGTAAATATACAGAAAAAATTTCTACTTATAAAAATTATATAATTGGAAATTCTTTATATGGTGGTATTTATTTTTATGATACTAAAAATGGAAAAACTACCAAAATACTTGAAGATGTGCCACTTAAAGACTTTGAAATTTCTCCTAATAATGATTATATATATGCAATTTCTCATATTTATAATAAATTGTATATTATAAAAGATTTTAAAATTTTTCAAACTTTAGATATAGATGAATATCCAATAGATATTTTTTCTCCAGATGAAAATATAGTTCTTGTACTTTCTACAGATGGAGAAACTTTGCAAATTATAAGGCGTTTTGAATGA
- the udk gene encoding uridine kinase, which produces MVLVAIVGGSGSGKTSVSKCIVEHFKNRASLLNMDDYYKDLPPKINPSDFNFDDPKAFDFELFSKHMKELKNGKDIHVPVYNMVTFRRENGIFDLFRTNDLVIVEGIFVLHDDNIKELFDFSVYIDAPSDERLIRRIERDTIERGRTVESILKQYRKFVAPSFKSFIEPQKFKADIVLPEGVSNFRGMNIIINAIERMLETTSQEGDQ; this is translated from the coding sequence GTGGTTCTTGTTGCTATAGTTGGAGGGAGTGGTTCAGGTAAAACAAGTGTTTCAAAATGCATAGTAGAGCATTTTAAGAATAGAGCATCATTATTAAATATGGATGACTACTATAAAGATTTACCCCCAAAAATAAATCCTTCAGACTTTAATTTTGATGATCCAAAAGCATTTGATTTTGAATTGTTTTCGAAACACATGAAAGAATTAAAAAATGGTAAAGATATTCATGTTCCAGTATACAATATGGTTACTTTTAGAAGAGAAAATGGTATTTTTGATTTATTTAGGACAAATGACCTTGTAATAGTCGAAGGAATATTTGTTTTACATGATGATAACATAAAAGAACTCTTTGATTTTTCAGTTTATATAGATGCTCCTTCTGATGAAAGACTTATAAGAAGAATTGAAAGGGATACAATAGAGAGAGGTAGAACAGTTGAAAGTATTTTAAAACAATATAGAAAGTTCGTAGCTCCTTCATTTAAATCTTTTATAGAGCCACAAAAGTTTAAAGCAGATATTGTTTTGCCAGAAGGAGTTAGTAATTTTAGAGGTATGAATATAATAATAAATGCTATAGAAAGAATGTTAGAAACAACATCACAGGAGGGAGATCAATGA
- a CDS encoding BMP family lipoprotein translates to MKKILVLSLVLLLFVSAFSLKAIMVTDTGGLGDKSFNDGTWNGLLRAEDELKVDIEYIISKEQTDYITNLTTAAKNGDVILGVGFLMADALFNVAPQFPDKKFIGIDISPSEGQTVPNNLALYTFKEQDGTFLAGYIAAAMNKTGKLGYVGGIRIPPVMRLELGFRAGIKAYNQLHGTNIELISGYAGAFDAPAKGKQMAMAQYEQGADIVFHAAGGTGNGVIDASKEKGSQFLNVKADASLTTIIDEYFKAGRGYFSIGVDSDQDYLAPGYVLASAMKRVDNAAFEGIKSARSARRFQSGETILSLADGGVSLSPMKYTKGFVPNKVFAELSYLEKLIAEGTLVIPGTDEAFGTFDVSSVQFPF, encoded by the coding sequence ATGAAAAAAATTCTTGTTTTATCGCTTGTTTTATTGCTTTTTGTAAGTGCTTTTTCATTAAAAGCAATAATGGTAACAGATACTGGAGGATTGGGAGACAAATCATTCAATGATGGTACATGGAATGGCCTTTTAAGGGCAGAAGACGAATTAAAAGTAGATATTGAATATATAATATCTAAAGAACAAACAGATTATATTACCAATTTAACAACAGCTGCAAAAAATGGTGATGTAATACTTGGTGTAGGTTTTTTAATGGCTGATGCTTTATTTAATGTTGCACCACAATTTCCAGACAAAAAATTTATAGGTATTGATATATCTCCATCAGAAGGACAAACAGTACCTAACAATCTTGCACTATATACTTTTAAAGAACAAGATGGAACTTTTCTTGCTGGATATATAGCTGCAGCTATGAATAAAACAGGTAAATTAGGTTATGTTGGTGGTATAAGAATTCCTCCAGTTATGAGACTTGAACTTGGATTTAGAGCAGGTATAAAAGCTTATAATCAACTTCATGGAACAAATATTGAATTAATATCAGGTTATGCTGGTGCTTTTGATGCTCCCGCTAAAGGTAAACAGATGGCTATGGCACAGTATGAACAAGGTGCAGATATTGTTTTCCATGCTGCTGGTGGAACAGGAAATGGTGTAATAGATGCTTCTAAAGAAAAAGGTAGTCAATTTTTAAATGTTAAAGCTGATGCTTCTTTAACAACAATAATAGATGAATATTTTAAAGCTGGAAGAGGATACTTCTCAATAGGTGTAGATTCAGATCAAGACTATTTAGCACCTGGTTATGTATTAGCTTCAGCAATGAAGAGAGTAGATAATGCAGCTTTTGAAGGAATAAAGTCTGCAAGATCTGCAAGAAGATTCCAATCTGGAGAAACAATATTGAGTTTAGCAGATGGTGGAGTTAGTTTATCACCTATGAAATATACAAAAGGTTTTGTACCTAATAAAGTTTTTGCAGAATTATCTTATCTTGAAAAATTAATAGCAGAAGGAACATTAGTTATTCCAGGAACAGATGAAGCATTTGGAACATTTGATGTATCAAGTGTACAATTTCCATTTTAA
- a CDS encoding ABC transporter ATP-binding protein, with translation MSQPEVNIKDYAIYMKDITKQFPKVLANNKVNLKVKKGEIHALIGENGAGKSTLMNQLYGLYKPTSGEIYIMGEKVEINGPKDAILKGVGMVHQHFMLVDNLTVAENVILGSEPKKGISLNLKKAREEVKKLSDRYGLYVDVDAKIEDIPVGMQQRVEIIKTLYRGAEILILDEPTAVLTPQEIEDIFEIMNKLRDDGKTIIFISHKLHEVMKISDNITVMRLGEVTGHVNVKDTNEKQLANMMVGREVVLRVDKPEKTPGEKLVKIENLWVKDNRHLDTVRGINFEIKKGEILGIAGVAGNGQSELVEALTGLRKIEKGNYYFKEKEISKYNVRELREENITHIPEDRFKYAMIQEYPNYYNMILGKHYLEPFAYRGFLQHENILKRSETLVKNFDVRPADSTIATGNLSGGNQQKVVISREVSAGPEFIIIAQPTRGLDVGAIEYVHNEIINLRQKDVAVLLVSMELEEVLSLSDRIIVMYEGQIMGEVKPEEVSIEEIGLMMTGNKLKDIKLSEDTKSHHGGDK, from the coding sequence ATGTCTCAGCCTGAAGTTAATATAAAAGATTATGCCATTTATATGAAAGATATAACAAAACAATTTCCAAAAGTATTGGCTAATAATAAAGTCAATCTCAAGGTAAAAAAAGGTGAAATTCATGCTTTAATTGGAGAAAATGGGGCAGGAAAGTCTACACTAATGAATCAATTATATGGATTATATAAACCTACATCTGGAGAGATTTATATAATGGGAGAAAAGGTAGAAATAAATGGCCCAAAAGATGCTATTCTAAAGGGAGTAGGAATGGTTCATCAACATTTCATGCTTGTTGATAATCTTACCGTTGCAGAAAATGTTATTCTTGGTTCTGAGCCGAAAAAAGGAATTTCATTAAACTTAAAAAAGGCGAGAGAGGAAGTAAAAAAACTATCTGATAGATATGGTCTTTATGTTGATGTGGATGCTAAGATTGAAGATATACCTGTTGGAATGCAACAAAGAGTTGAAATAATAAAAACCCTTTATAGAGGAGCAGAAATATTAATCTTAGATGAACCTACTGCTGTTTTAACTCCTCAAGAAATAGAAGATATTTTTGAAATTATGAATAAATTAAGAGATGATGGAAAGACTATAATATTTATCTCTCATAAACTTCATGAGGTTATGAAAATATCTGATAATATAACTGTTATGAGACTTGGAGAGGTTACCGGGCATGTAAATGTAAAAGATACAAATGAAAAACAACTCGCAAATATGATGGTAGGAAGAGAAGTTGTTTTGAGAGTTGACAAACCGGAAAAAACACCTGGTGAAAAACTTGTAAAAATAGAAAATTTATGGGTAAAAGATAATAGACATTTAGATACTGTTAGAGGAATAAACTTTGAAATAAAAAAGGGTGAAATACTTGGAATTGCTGGTGTAGCTGGTAATGGACAAAGTGAACTTGTTGAAGCTTTGACTGGATTAAGGAAAATAGAAAAAGGAAATTATTATTTCAAAGAAAAAGAAATTTCAAAATATAATGTTAGAGAATTAAGAGAAGAAAATATTACACATATACCAGAAGATAGATTTAAATATGCTATGATACAAGAATATCCAAATTATTATAATATGATATTGGGCAAACATTATCTTGAACCATTTGCATATAGAGGATTTTTACAACATGAAAATATATTAAAAAGAAGTGAAACACTTGTTAAAAATTTTGATGTAAGACCTGCAGATTCTACAATAGCAACTGGAAATTTATCAGGGGGAAATCAACAAAAAGTAGTAATTTCGAGAGAAGTTTCTGCTGGACCTGAATTTATTATAATTGCTCAACCTACAAGAGGTCTTGATGTTGGAGCAATTGAATATGTTCATAATGAAATAATAAATCTTAGACAGAAAGATGTAGCTGTTTTATTAGTTTCTATGGAACTTGAAGAAGTTTTATCCCTTTCTGATAGAATAATTGTTATGTATGAAGGACAAATAATGGGAGAAGTAAAACCAGAAGAAGTATCGATCGAAGAGATAGGTCTTATGATGACAGGTAACAAATTAAAGGATATAAAACTTTCAGAAGACACAAAAAGCCATCATGGAGGCGATAAATAA
- a CDS encoding ABC transporter permease codes for MPKVQSKNKWMPFLVPFFSVLVSLIIAAIIILLLGKNPLTAYAEMFKGAFGSRLSWADNITKMTSLLLTGLAVGFGFRAGVFNIGAEGQMAVGGIMATFVGINMGNVPAVIAIPLTMMAGILGGAVWASIAGILKAKTGAHEVISTIMLNWVAYHLSNYVVSGPLAVGQGVPKSPEIAQSAQLPPLLTVQASNVPSGILVAIVAAFVVYIVLQKTTVGYELKAVGYNPYAAEYGGISISKNIVLTMAISGGLAGLAGAIEVMCVYHRIFGAFTGSRGFDGITIALIGQNNPIGIIFSSFLISSLRSGSNAMQSVGIPDDIVTIIQGIIIFFVAANRIIKMWIMKFSKPVKGGELE; via the coding sequence ATGCCTAAAGTTCAAAGTAAAAATAAATGGATGCCATTTTTAGTTCCATTTTTCTCAGTATTAGTTTCTCTTATAATAGCAGCTATAATAATTCTATTATTGGGGAAAAATCCTTTAACAGCTTATGCTGAAATGTTTAAAGGAGCTTTTGGAAGTAGACTATCATGGGCAGATAATATAACTAAAATGACCAGTTTACTATTAACAGGATTGGCGGTAGGATTTGGATTTAGAGCTGGAGTATTTAATATAGGAGCAGAAGGACAAATGGCTGTTGGAGGAATAATGGCTACTTTTGTAGGGATAAATATGGGAAATGTTCCAGCAGTTATAGCAATTCCTCTTACAATGATGGCAGGTATACTTGGTGGAGCTGTATGGGCTTCAATTGCAGGTATTTTAAAAGCAAAAACTGGAGCTCACGAAGTAATCTCCACTATAATGCTAAACTGGGTAGCTTATCATTTGAGTAATTATGTTGTTTCTGGTCCTTTAGCTGTTGGACAAGGTGTTCCGAAATCTCCTGAAATAGCTCAAAGTGCTCAATTACCACCTTTGTTAACTGTACAGGCTTCAAATGTTCCATCGGGGATACTTGTTGCAATAGTTGCAGCTTTTGTCGTATATATAGTTCTTCAGAAAACAACTGTTGGATATGAATTAAAAGCAGTTGGATATAATCCTTATGCTGCCGAGTATGGTGGAATTTCGATATCAAAGAATATAGTTTTAACTATGGCCATTTCTGGAGGACTTGCTGGATTGGCTGGAGCAATAGAAGTAATGTGTGTTTATCATAGAATATTTGGAGCATTTACTGGAAGTAGGGGATTTGATGGAATCACAATAGCTCTTATAGGTCAAAATAATCCTATAGGAATAATATTCTCCTCATTCTTAATATCATCTTTAAGATCTGGTTCTAATGCCATGCAAAGTGTTGGAATTCCAGATGATATAGTAACTATAATACAAGGTATAATAATATTTTTTGTAGCAGCAAATAGAATAATAAAAATGTGGATAATGAAATTTTCTAAACCTGTTAAAGGTGGTGAATTAGAATGA
- a CDS encoding ABC transporter permease, which translates to MSWIEAIFTALISPLFYKLTILSALPLIFASIGGVFTEKTGVTNIALEGIMKLGAFTSTAFTFLTGNVWIGLLMGIISGAILAYLHAYVSIEWGADQIVSATALIILAQGIVGFLMVPVFNQEGQSDFVSKIPLVRIPAIQKIPFIGEIFGEITIFFYIAIVVIIASWYLLYKTPLGLRMRAVGENPKAADTLGVNVKGIRYFGVLMSGLLAGLGGVYIVLGDLGQFQEHMPAGKGFIALAAMILGNWNPIGAMWASLLFGAAEAMNIQLQTLLELPSEAKALLNLLPFILTLIVVGGFVGKTRAPAASGKSYEKE; encoded by the coding sequence ATGAGTTGGATAGAGGCAATTTTTACGGCATTGATATCTCCTCTTTTTTATAAATTAACAATTTTATCTGCTCTACCTTTAATATTTGCATCAATAGGTGGAGTATTTACCGAAAAAACTGGAGTAACAAATATAGCTTTAGAAGGAATAATGAAATTGGGTGCTTTTACATCTACAGCTTTTACATTTTTGACCGGAAATGTTTGGATTGGATTGTTGATGGGTATAATATCTGGAGCAATCTTGGCATATCTTCATGCTTATGTTTCCATAGAATGGGGGGCAGATCAAATTGTTTCTGCTACTGCATTGATAATATTAGCTCAAGGTATTGTAGGTTTTTTAATGGTTCCAGTTTTTAATCAAGAAGGGCAAAGTGATTTTGTATCAAAGATTCCTTTAGTTAGAATACCAGCCATACAAAAAATTCCTTTTATAGGCGAAATATTTGGTGAAATAACAATTTTCTTTTATATTGCAATAGTAGTAATAATAGCATCATGGTATTTATTATATAAAACTCCTCTAGGTTTAAGGATGAGGGCGGTTGGAGAAAACCCAAAAGCTGCAGATACTCTTGGAGTTAATGTAAAAGGCATAAGATATTTTGGTGTTTTGATGTCTGGACTTTTAGCTGGATTAGGTGGAGTATATATTGTTTTAGGTGATCTTGGACAATTTCAAGAACATATGCCGGCTGGAAAAGGTTTTATTGCATTAGCTGCCATGATACTTGGAAATTGGAATCCGATAGGAGCAATGTGGGCTTCTTTATTATTTGGAGCTGCAGAAGCTATGAATATTCAACTTCAAACTCTGTTAGAATTACCATCAGAAGCTAAAGCTTTATTAAATTTATTACCATTCATACTAACTTTAATAGTGGTTGGAGGATTTGTTGGAAAAACAAGGGCTCCAGCAGCGAGTGGTAAATCATATGAAAAAGAATAA
- a CDS encoding ribonuclease HII, translating to MLFDEQFFEKGKYLIGMDEAGRGPLAGPVFTGALILESKQDLRDLSKVAKDSKKLNFKQREERFEYITKNFQWYSDYATSEEIDDINIFKATQLSMNRNYNKINKKNSYCLIDGKNFNFNFNFECIIKGDDKSFLIGGASIIAKVLRDRYMINLHEKYPMYEFDRHKGYPTKKHIENIKKYGIFSEYRLTFNPVKSMIIKKEIIKDFSDISKIRLFRIGVL from the coding sequence ATGTTATTTGATGAACAATTTTTTGAAAAAGGAAAATATTTAATAGGAATGGATGAAGCTGGTAGAGGTCCTTTAGCTGGACCAGTATTTACTGGTGCATTAATTTTAGAGTCCAAACAAGATCTTAGAGATCTTTCAAAAGTTGCTAAAGATTCAAAAAAATTAAATTTTAAACAAAGGGAAGAAAGATTTGAATATATAACTAAAAATTTTCAATGGTATAGTGATTATGCTACTTCAGAAGAAATAGATGATATAAATATTTTTAAAGCAACTCAATTATCTATGAATAGAAATTATAATAAAATAAATAAAAAAAATTCTTATTGCTTAATAGATGGAAAAAATTTTAATTTTAATTTTAATTTTGAATGTATAATAAAAGGGGATGATAAATCATTTTTAATAGGTGGAGCCTCAATAATAGCAAAAGTTTTGAGAGATAGATATATGATAAATTTGCATGAAAAATATCCAATGTATGAGTTTGATAGGCACAAAGGATATCCTACAAAAAAACATATTGAAAATATAAAAAAATATGGAATATTTTCAGAATATAGGTTAACCTTTAATCCTGTTAAATCGATGATTATAAAAAAAGAAATAATAAAAGATTTTAGTGATATATCTAAAATTAGACTTTTTAGGATAGGAGTTTTATAA
- a CDS encoding MazG family protein has protein sequence MDRDIINNLEELFEVMIKLRSKNGCEWDRKQTIKSLKPYIIEESYEVAQAIENEDYEELKDELGDVLLQIVFQSIIAEEEKKFDFSDVIKSVTEKMIRRHPHVFEKKGEYSYENWENIKAKEKNHKKQSSLGELKNNLPPILKLRRIIDNSKELGINPYKDENLKEIMINNIKKDNFSDFFEVLLFYLSENKLQINEIINESAKNYYEKFINIEKMLNQEIINNEKNFIKLWKDKYGEEIK, from the coding sequence ATGGATAGAGATATAATAAACAATCTTGAAGAACTTTTTGAAGTAATGATAAAATTGAGATCAAAAAATGGATGTGAATGGGACAGAAAACAAACAATAAAGAGTTTAAAACCATATATAATAGAAGAATCATATGAAGTTGCACAAGCAATTGAAAATGAAGATTATGAAGAGTTAAAAGATGAACTCGGAGATGTTTTATTACAAATAGTTTTTCAATCGATTATAGCCGAAGAAGAGAAAAAATTTGATTTTTCAGATGTTATCAAAAGTGTCACCGAAAAAATGATAAGAAGACATCCTCATGTATTTGAAAAAAAGGGTGAATATTCTTATGAAAATTGGGAAAATATAAAAGCTAAAGAAAAAAATCATAAAAAACAATCTTCATTGGGAGAATTAAAAAATAATCTTCCACCAATATTAAAATTGAGAAGAATAATAGATAATTCGAAAGAACTGGGAATAAATCCATATAAAGATGAAAATTTAAAAGAAATTATGATAAATAATATAAAAAAAGATAATTTTTCAGATTTTTTTGAAGTGCTTCTATTTTATTTGTCAGAAAATAAATTGCAAATAAATGAAATAATAAATGAATCTGCAAAAAATTATTATGAGAAATTTATAAATATAGAAAAAATGTTAAATCAAGAAATAATTAATAATGAAAAAAATTTTATAAAACTTTGGAAAGATAAATATGGGGAGGAAATAAAATGA
- a CDS encoding peptidyl-prolyl cis-trans isomerase, whose protein sequence is MKKYLILFLLSIFTLGMAFNYGFEELEDEISMKINEEKISSDYLAAKSGTISLLTNLRQQNDSFYYLLTNTATGIELLNEYNLQQAKKVANQILFIQFVENKEINLNREETKKLIEEDLNSAIKDSNLKEEDANYYFMTKGYMNKQNYINGITYDRLYQTSINKLYNQISSSYEINEEEMKSEYENNKENYMQKSTSDIEIKRFDNIDQANKAYENIINGLNNYEDINKDQTQAVTISLEDENNEIVKMVKNNAPGYISKPLNLNQNEERFIIKIINKKPQKQLTLEESKEQIIFNLRDKKTKEYFDKILPQEITEFVNNSDIIFNSKLF, encoded by the coding sequence ATGAAAAAATATTTAATCTTATTTTTACTTAGCATTTTTACATTAGGTATGGCATTTAACTATGGTTTTGAGGAATTAGAAGATGAAATATCTATGAAGATAAATGAAGAAAAAATAAGTTCAGATTATTTAGCTGCAAAAAGTGGAACTATATCTTTATTAACTAATTTAAGACAACAAAATGATTCATTTTACTATCTTTTAACTAATACTGCTACTGGAATAGAACTTTTAAATGAATATAATTTACAACAAGCAAAAAAAGTTGCAAATCAAATACTTTTTATACAGTTTGTTGAAAATAAAGAAATCAATTTAAATAGAGAAGAAACAAAAAAACTCATAGAAGAAGATTTGAACTCTGCAATTAAGGACTCTAATTTAAAAGAAGAAGATGCAAATTATTATTTTATGACAAAAGGATATATGAATAAACAAAATTATATAAATGGAATAACATATGATAGATTGTATCAAACATCTATTAATAAACTTTATAATCAAATATCTTCAAGTTATGAAATAAATGAAGAAGAAATGAAATCAGAATATGAAAATAATAAAGAGAATTATATGCAAAAATCAACATCAGATATTGAGATCAAAAGATTCGACAATATTGATCAAGCAAATAAAGCTTATGAAAATATAATAAATGGATTAAATAATTATGAAGATATAAATAAAGATCAAACTCAAGCAGTTACAATATCTCTTGAAGATGAAAACAATGAAATAGTTAAAATGGTTAAAAATAATGCCCCTGGATATATATCAAAACCTTTAAATTTAAATCAAAATGAAGAAAGATTTATTATAAAAATAATAAATAAAAAACCTCAAAAACAGTTGACTTTAGAAGAATCTAAAGAACAAATAATATTTAACTTAAGAGATAAAAAAACTAAAGAATATTTTGATAAAATCTTACCACAAGAAATAACAGAATTTGTCAATAATTCAGATATAATATTTAATTCTAAATTATTCTAA
- a CDS encoding metal-sulfur cluster assembly factor → MEKITKERVIQALSNVYDMEIGFDVVSLGLIYDVDIDENNNIHVNMTLTTPMCPLAGMMVEDATSKVREIEEAKEVKVDLIFDPPWDPSMASEEVRRILGI, encoded by the coding sequence ATGGAAAAAATAACTAAAGAACGTGTTATACAAGCATTAAGTAATGTATATGATATGGAAATTGGATTTGATGTTGTTTCTCTGGGGTTAATTTATGATGTTGATATAGATGAAAATAATAATATACATGTTAATATGACATTAACGACACCGATGTGTCCTTTAGCAGGAATGATGGTTGAAGATGCAACTTCGAAAGTAAGAGAAATAGAAGAGGCAAAAGAAGTAAAAGTTGATTTAATATTTGATCCACCTTGGGATCCTTCAATGGCAAGTGAAGAAGTAAGAAGAATATTAGGAATTTAA